The Candidatus Dependentiae bacterium genome includes a window with the following:
- a CDS encoding rhodanese-like domain-containing protein encodes MKIGNYIKELAMMAPNKMTLGVILVGIATLSACQWFGSSSDHDHKPSLVVVNVLDKQYYDDAHIAGSINVPLEELENYVQKNLGKDTEIVIYCGNYKCLASSEGAKMLSDLGYNHVWAYEGGTAEWKQLGFPVNGASKEVYLNDLEKPEGMTHEGVNMISAQELKEKIEKHAQKRDCC; translated from the coding sequence ATGAAAATAGGAAATTATATTAAGGAATTAGCAATGATGGCTCCCAATAAAATGACGCTTGGAGTAATTCTTGTCGGAATAGCAACGCTTAGCGCGTGTCAGTGGTTTGGCTCATCGAGCGATCACGATCATAAGCCATCGCTTGTGGTGGTGAACGTGCTTGATAAGCAATATTATGATGATGCGCATATCGCTGGCTCAATAAATGTGCCCCTTGAAGAACTTGAGAATTATGTACAGAAGAATCTGGGCAAAGATACTGAAATTGTGATATATTGTGGTAATTATAAGTGCTTAGCAAGCTCTGAAGGCGCTAAAATGCTATCAGATCTTGGCTACAATCATGTTTGGGCCTACGAAGGCGGTACTGCAGAGTGGAAACAACTTGGTTTTCCTGTCAATGGCGCTAGCAAGGAAGTATATTTAAACGACCTTGAAAAGCCAGAAGGTATGACCCACGAAGGCGTTAATATGATTTCAGCACAAGAACTTAAAGAGAAAATTGAAAAGCACGCACAAAAAAGAGATTGCTGCTAA